From a region of the Panicum virgatum strain AP13 chromosome 2K, P.virgatum_v5, whole genome shotgun sequence genome:
- the LOC120670153 gene encoding uncharacterized protein LOC120670153 isoform X2, with amino-acid sequence MGACESKRLMPLDRQLHKDGSIERIGALCAQGDLKPPRGQGELRRRRSRWLEREGQGELRRRRSRWLLAAPPRCRTAGAERNEWICCSYSMSQPWMLAVPAASSTATRFTTMDAEFRSCNMAMSTVPEDMEATHENFEADLEEIDPA; translated from the exons ATGGGTGCCTGCGAAAGCAAGCGACTGATGCCGCTGGACCGGCAGCTGCACAAGGACGGCAGCATCGAGCGAATTGGTGCCCTCTGCGCGCAGGGTGACCTTAAACCTCCTCGAG GCCAGGGGGAGCTGCGGCGACGCCGGAGCAGGTGGCTAGAAAGGGAAGGCCAGGGGGAGCTGCGGCGACGCCGGAGCAGGTGGCTTCTGGCCGCGCCGCCCAGGTGCCGGACTGCCGGAGCAGAACGGAACGAGTGGATATGTTGCAGCTACTCGATGTCTCAACCATGGATGCTGGCGGTGCCGGCGGCTTCTTCGACAGCAACTCGATTCACAACCATGGATGCTGAATTCAGATCCTGCAACATG GCAATGAGCACCGTGCCTGAAGACATGGAGGCCACACACGAAAATTTTGAAGCTGATCTTGAAGAAATTGATCCAGCCTGA
- the LOC120670153 gene encoding uncharacterized protein LOC120670153 isoform X1: protein MGACESKRLMPLDRQLHKDGSIERIGALCAQGDLKPPRVYWLPDEGERVAWPWCLLNWGQISMLPDGVCRNALPMSSILQARGSCGDAGAGGFWPRRPGAGLPEQNGTSGYVAATRCLNHGCWRCRRLLRQQLDSQPWMLNSDPATWQ from the exons ATGGGTGCCTGCGAAAGCAAGCGACTGATGCCGCTGGACCGGCAGCTGCACAAGGACGGCAGCATCGAGCGAATTGGTGCCCTCTGCGCGCAGGGTGACCTTAAACCTCCTCGAG TCTACTGGCTCCCAGATGAAGGCGAGCGCGTGGCCTGGCCCTGGTGCTTATTGAATTGGGGGCAGATATCAATGCTTCCCGACGGGGTATGTAGGAATGCTCTTCCCATGTCTTCTATTCTTCAGGCCAGGGGGAGCTGCGGCGACGCCGGAGCAG GTGGCTTCTGGCCGCGCCGCCCAGGTGCCGGACTGCCGGAGCAGAACGGAACGAGTGGATATGTTGCAGCTACTCGATGTCTCAACCATGGATGCTGGCGGTGCCGGCGGCTTCTTCGACAGCAACTCGATTCACAACCATGGATGCTGAATTCAGATCCTGCAACATG GCAATGA